From a single Lineus longissimus chromosome 16, tnLinLong1.2, whole genome shotgun sequence genomic region:
- the LOC135500661 gene encoding ORM1-like protein 1 yields MNVGVATSEANPNSSYFNSKGMWLTYVILIGLVHFVLLSFPFFTVQVAWTMTNVVHNVMMFFMFHIEKGTPFETADQGKSRGLTNWEQFDHGEYYSDTKKFLTIVPIVLFFLASFYTKYDPVHFMINALTLVVLALIPKLPQLYKKRLFGINKY; encoded by the exons ATGAATGTTGGCGTGGCAACAAGTGAGGCGAATCCAAACAGCTCGTACTTCAACAGTAAGGGCATGTGGTTAACGTACGTCATTCTGATAGGACTCGTCCATTTTGTGCTGTTGAGTTTCCCGTTCTTTACTGTTCAGGTTGCGTGGACAATGACCAATGTAGTTCACAACGTG ATGATGTTTTTCATGTTCCACATCGAGAAAGGCACACCGTTCGAGACAGCTGACCAGGGCAAGAGCCGTGGGTTGACAAACTGGGAGCAGTTCGATCACGGCGAATATTATAGCGATACAAAAAAATTTCTCACCATTGTACCCATTGtttt ATTTTTCCTCGCCAGTTTTTATACCAAGTACGACCCCGTACATTTCATGATCAACGCCCTGACGTTGGTCGTCTTGGCGCTCATACCCAAGTTACCACAGCTTTACAAGAAACGGCTCTTCGGAATTAACAAGTACTGA